The Mycobacterium sp. 3519A genome contains a region encoding:
- a CDS encoding YafY family protein: protein MSETTSRLLQLLGLLQSRRVWTSEELAQRLSVTTRSVRRDVERLRDLGYPVHASKGHGGGYQLGAGAALPPLLLDPDEAVAMAVCLRVAAGGSVAGVGESALRALSKLDQVMPARLRSQVAAVHEATVTLPSNYSDSPVEPDVLMTLARACRDHEHVNCGYVDIRGNATDRRLEPYQLVTTGRRWYLLAYDRDRQDWRSLRLDRMADVHALGTTFTPRGAPDAAAYVRRSISSSPYRYVARVRYQAPEHVVAQHFSAASVTIEPDGPDACILTAGADDPDRMVFYLALPDCEFEVLEPPEVIRAVGALAERLRRAAG from the coding sequence GTGTCCGAAACGACGAGCCGGCTGCTGCAGCTCCTTGGCTTGCTGCAGTCGCGCCGGGTATGGACCTCCGAGGAGCTCGCCCAGCGGCTGTCGGTGACCACCCGCAGCGTGCGCCGCGATGTGGAGCGGCTGCGGGACCTGGGCTATCCGGTGCACGCCAGCAAGGGGCACGGCGGCGGCTATCAACTCGGGGCGGGCGCGGCACTGCCGCCGCTGCTGCTCGACCCCGACGAGGCGGTCGCGATGGCGGTGTGCCTGCGCGTGGCCGCGGGCGGCAGCGTGGCCGGGGTCGGGGAATCGGCGTTGCGCGCGCTGAGCAAGCTCGACCAGGTGATGCCCGCCCGGCTGCGGTCGCAGGTGGCGGCCGTGCACGAGGCGACCGTCACGCTGCCGTCGAACTACTCGGACTCACCGGTCGAACCGGACGTGCTGATGACGTTGGCGCGCGCGTGCCGCGATCACGAACACGTCAACTGCGGCTACGTCGACATCCGCGGTAACGCCACCGATCGGCGCCTCGAGCCCTATCAGCTGGTGACCACCGGCCGGCGCTGGTATCTGCTGGCCTACGACCGCGACCGGCAGGACTGGCGCAGCCTGCGGCTGGACCGGATGGCCGACGTGCACGCGCTCGGCACCACGTTCACCCCGCGGGGGGCGCCCGACGCGGCCGCCTATGTGCGGCGCTCGATCAGCTCGTCGCCGTACCGCTACGTCGCCCGAGTGCGCTATCAGGCTCCCGAACATGTTGTGGCGCAACACTTTTCTGCCGCGTCGGTGACCATCGAACCTGATGGTCCCGACGCCTGCATACTGACCGCCGGTGCGGACGACCCCGACCGCATGGTTTTCTACCTGGCGCTGCCGGACTGCGAATTCGAAGTGCTCGAGCCGCCGGAGGTGATCAGGGCGGTGGGCGCATTGGCCGAACGACTGCGGCGCGCGGCGGGCTAG
- a CDS encoding TetR/AcrR family transcriptional regulator: MSSPTRWAGVPIKDRRAERRVLLVDAAYRLFGDGGEAAVSVRSVCRESGLNSRYFYESFSGTDDLLGAVYDDVSAQLAVEVEAAIGQAGDSLRARTRAGIAAVLGFSSADPRRGRVLFTDARANPVLAARRAATQDSLRESVLTEGFRLHPGSDPVAAEVTAAMYTGAMAELAQQWLAGQLGDDLDRVVAHALDFVLR; encoded by the coding sequence ATGTCGAGCCCGACCCGGTGGGCAGGCGTGCCGATCAAGGACCGCCGCGCCGAACGGCGTGTGTTGCTGGTCGACGCGGCGTACCGGTTGTTCGGCGACGGGGGCGAGGCCGCGGTCTCGGTGCGCTCGGTGTGCCGCGAGTCCGGGCTCAATAGCCGTTACTTCTACGAAAGTTTCTCCGGCACAGACGATTTGCTTGGTGCGGTATACGACGACGTGAGCGCTCAACTCGCGGTGGAGGTCGAGGCGGCCATCGGTCAAGCGGGTGACTCGCTGCGGGCCCGCACCCGCGCGGGCATCGCAGCGGTCCTCGGGTTCTCGTCGGCCGACCCTCGACGGGGCCGGGTGCTGTTCACCGACGCCAGGGCAAACCCGGTGCTGGCTGCGCGGCGGGCGGCGACGCAGGACTCGCTGCGTGAGAGCGTGCTGACGGAGGGTTTCCGGTTGCATCCGGGTTCGGATCCGGTGGCCGCGGAGGTCACCGCGGCGATGTACACCGGCGCGATGGCCGAACTGGCTCAGCAGTGGCTTGCCGGGCAGTTGGGCGACGACCTCGATCGCGTCGTCGCCCATGCCCTCGACTTCGTCCTGCGGTAG
- a CDS encoding oxygenase MpaB family protein, with translation MFLPHQFVGQLLNDRFDQTVRKNFFRGMEFAAPVGDPGWFGPGSAVWHVHSHMHALIFGLQCAAYLERLDPSIYWMGMHHSRLVKRDDDGTAIPEIDPKGAAVRLGHSVAFFIGTAYGSTETAERLAQTVRAMHHTIKGTRPDGARYDADDPEWLRWNYATVVWGLATAHELYHPNPLRGKKLDRYYGEFVRVGHALGGTDLPATKAETLDCLKSYLPRLAVTHGTAMATGPNVPLPHSVIDWAIRDTMPRWAKQLIQHRDPNVVERTARRAAVWSVINGLSAVSGPTPEFAEAKARVKAGTTVPHTVPTHVPGSDPVRSRDEVELTFA, from the coding sequence GTGTTCCTTCCGCACCAATTCGTCGGGCAACTGCTGAACGACCGGTTCGACCAGACCGTCCGCAAGAACTTCTTCCGGGGCATGGAGTTCGCCGCGCCGGTTGGCGACCCCGGATGGTTCGGTCCCGGCAGCGCCGTCTGGCACGTGCATTCCCACATGCATGCGCTGATCTTCGGGTTGCAGTGCGCGGCCTACCTGGAGCGGCTCGACCCGTCGATCTACTGGATGGGCATGCACCACTCGCGACTGGTGAAGCGCGACGACGACGGCACCGCGATACCGGAGATCGATCCCAAGGGTGCCGCGGTGCGCCTCGGCCATTCGGTGGCGTTCTTCATCGGCACGGCGTACGGGTCGACGGAGACCGCCGAACGGCTGGCGCAGACCGTGCGCGCCATGCACCACACCATCAAGGGCACCAGGCCCGACGGCGCCCGCTACGACGCCGACGATCCGGAGTGGCTGCGCTGGAACTATGCGACGGTGGTGTGGGGGCTGGCCACCGCACACGAGCTGTATCACCCGAACCCGTTGCGCGGCAAGAAACTCGACCGGTACTACGGCGAGTTCGTCCGGGTCGGCCACGCACTCGGTGGTACCGACCTGCCCGCCACCAAGGCCGAGACGCTGGACTGCCTGAAGTCCTACCTGCCCCGGCTGGCCGTCACTCATGGCACCGCGATGGCCACCGGCCCGAATGTGCCGTTGCCGCACAGCGTCATCGACTGGGCGATCCGCGACACCATGCCAAGGTGGGCCAAGCAACTCATCCAGCATCGCGACCCCAATGTCGTCGAGCGCACCGCACGCCGGGCGGCGGTGTGGTCGGTGATCAACGGGCTGAGCGCGGTGTCCGGCCCGACACCGGAGTTCGCGGAAGCCAAGGCGCGGGTCAAGGCGGGCACCACCGTCCCGCACACCGTGCCGACGCATGTGCCCGGCAGCGACCCTGTGCGCAGCCGCGACGAGGTCGAGCTGACCTTCGCCTGA
- a CDS encoding nucleotidyltransferase: MTDSDVLGRNDDLRDALKRAASALKAQGPDFALAGSYALWVHGAPEPVHDVDFVVAEDDAETAAKTLAEAGFRVDRPPEDWLFKACVDDVVVDVLHRLNDVPVTPAIISGAEVIEVLAIAMPVLAPTLVVSEKLTSLNEHHCDFAALLPGVRAVREQVNWNQVRESTADNDFAVAFLVLTDRLGITA, translated from the coding sequence ATGACGGATTCCGATGTGCTTGGCCGCAATGACGATTTGCGCGACGCGCTCAAGCGCGCGGCGTCGGCCCTCAAGGCGCAGGGCCCCGACTTCGCCCTCGCGGGCAGCTATGCGCTGTGGGTGCACGGGGCCCCGGAACCCGTGCACGACGTGGATTTCGTCGTCGCCGAAGACGACGCCGAAACGGCCGCCAAGACGCTGGCGGAAGCCGGCTTCCGGGTGGATCGCCCGCCCGAGGACTGGCTGTTCAAGGCCTGCGTCGACGACGTCGTCGTCGACGTGCTGCATCGGCTCAACGACGTGCCGGTCACCCCGGCCATCATCAGCGGCGCTGAGGTCATCGAGGTGCTCGCCATCGCGATGCCGGTGCTGGCGCCGACGCTGGTGGTCTCCGAGAAGCTGACCTCGCTCAACGAACACCACTGCGACTTCGCCGCGCTGCTGCCCGGCGTGCGCGCCGTCCGCGAGCAGGTGAACTGGAATCAGGTCCGCGAAAGCACCGCCGACAACGACTTCGCGGTCGCGTTCCTGGTCCTGACCGACCGGCTCGGGATCACCGCCTAG
- a CDS encoding acyl-CoA dehydrogenase family protein, whose amino-acid sequence MTTTIERDAHPTQGELVARAVELQPLLRKAHADSEVQRKQPDEVIAALTAAGFFRLNKPRRFGGYPIDLRTTLRITEVLAEADASAGWVVGLASTAAWAATHGSEAVQQEIFADPDARFAGSGMPCPAQRVDGGLRLTGRWGYASGSPHATWAALAAAVTDGPDQPPEPYFCIVPVAELRLEDTWHTVGMRGTGSNTYVANDVFVPQHRLISLAALTEGSASGELPFGQVAILPLAGTMLGVGRAALTLATEQAPLKSMHHTVFARRSDSVGVQIQMAQAALKLKTAQLHAFGVADDLDEVVAKRFDLSYEDRARARAQFGYAAQQVLEAIQILLNVHGAASFAESSLMQQYWRDANTAARHAGLNEFVGYEIYGKALLDVDERISMMV is encoded by the coding sequence ATGACGACGACGATCGAGCGCGACGCCCACCCCACCCAAGGCGAACTCGTGGCCCGGGCGGTGGAGTTGCAGCCGCTGTTGCGAAAAGCCCACGCCGACAGCGAAGTTCAGCGCAAGCAACCTGATGAGGTGATCGCGGCGCTCACCGCCGCCGGCTTCTTCAGACTCAACAAGCCACGCAGATTCGGTGGATACCCGATCGATCTGCGGACCACTCTGCGGATCACCGAAGTCCTCGCCGAGGCCGACGCCTCGGCCGGGTGGGTGGTGGGGCTGGCCTCCACCGCCGCATGGGCAGCCACCCACGGCTCGGAAGCGGTGCAGCAGGAGATCTTCGCCGATCCCGACGCCCGATTCGCAGGCAGCGGCATGCCCTGTCCTGCCCAGCGGGTCGACGGCGGCCTGCGCTTGACGGGTCGCTGGGGGTACGCATCGGGATCTCCGCACGCCACGTGGGCGGCTCTGGCGGCGGCGGTCACCGACGGCCCCGATCAGCCGCCCGAACCGTACTTCTGCATCGTGCCCGTCGCGGAGCTTCGGCTCGAGGACACCTGGCACACCGTGGGGATGCGTGGCACGGGCAGCAATACGTATGTCGCGAACGACGTGTTCGTGCCCCAGCACCGGTTGATCTCGCTGGCCGCGCTGACCGAGGGGTCGGCCAGCGGTGAGTTGCCGTTCGGGCAGGTCGCGATATTGCCGCTGGCCGGCACGATGCTCGGGGTCGGGCGCGCGGCTCTCACGCTGGCCACCGAGCAGGCGCCGCTGAAGTCGATGCACCACACGGTCTTTGCCCGACGGAGCGATTCGGTCGGCGTACAGATCCAGATGGCGCAAGCAGCGCTGAAGCTCAAAACCGCCCAGTTGCATGCCTTCGGCGTCGCCGATGACCTCGACGAGGTCGTCGCCAAACGGTTCGATCTTTCCTACGAGGACCGGGCGCGGGCGCGAGCCCAGTTCGGCTATGCCGCACAGCAGGTGCTGGAGGCCATTCAAATCCTGCTGAACGTCCACGGCGCAGCCTCTTTCGCCGAAAGCAGCCTGATGCAGCAGTACTGGCGCGACGCCAATACCGCCGCACGCCATGCCGGGTTGAACGAATTCGTCGGCTACGAGATTTACGGCAAGGCCCTGCTCGACGTTGACGAGCGCATCAGCATGATGGTCTGA
- a CDS encoding DinB family protein produces the protein MPGMPPPASDERQSLLEFLKFNQNAFFSVAYGLTDEQARSTPSVSSLSIGGLIKHATSVQKGWVQRAAAAPDFPPRDDRPMEEIMAEYADQYVMHDDDTLTDLLDALRAQNEETLRVFAEADLDTPVPVPHEVPWFPQDIDHWSVRWVALHLIEELTRHAGHADIIRESIDRATMYELMAAYEQWPETDFIKRWRPTADVTGS, from the coding sequence ATGCCAGGAATGCCTCCGCCCGCCTCCGACGAGCGGCAGAGTTTGCTCGAGTTCCTGAAGTTCAACCAGAACGCGTTCTTCTCGGTGGCGTACGGGCTGACCGACGAGCAGGCCCGGTCGACCCCGTCGGTCAGTTCGCTGTCCATCGGCGGCCTGATCAAGCACGCCACGAGTGTGCAAAAGGGTTGGGTGCAACGGGCCGCGGCCGCGCCGGACTTCCCGCCGCGTGACGACCGTCCGATGGAGGAGATCATGGCCGAGTACGCCGACCAGTACGTGATGCACGACGACGACACCCTCACCGACCTGCTCGACGCGTTGCGGGCGCAGAACGAGGAGACGCTGCGGGTGTTCGCCGAGGCCGATCTCGACACGCCGGTGCCGGTGCCGCATGAGGTGCCGTGGTTCCCGCAGGACATCGACCACTGGTCGGTGCGCTGGGTCGCGCTGCACCTGATCGAGGAACTGACCCGGCACGCGGGGCACGCCGACATCATCCGCGAATCGATCGACCGCGCGACGATGTACGAGTTGATGGCCGCCTACGAACAGTGGCCGGAGACCGATTTCATCAAGCGCTGGCGGCCGACCGCCGACGTCACCGGTAGCTGA
- a CDS encoding endonuclease/exonuclease/phosphatase family protein translates to MRMATFNILHGRSVHDGAVHLDRLVAAVKELDPDILALQEVDCDQPRSGMADLTAVAAEAMGAVSHRFVAAISGTPGATWMAATGREQPGTAAYGIALLSRYLAESWQVVRLPRIPMRFPMYLPGPRRVQIVHEEPRAAMVGRFDTPLGPLTVANTHLSFVPGWNRVQLRRLIRDLRGFDGPRFLMGDLNMTPPTPRRWTRMRPLGEAATFPADGPCNQLDHILTDDASVRVEECAAPRLPISDHRALVVDISQA, encoded by the coding sequence ATCCGAATGGCCACCTTCAACATCCTGCACGGGCGCAGTGTCCACGACGGGGCGGTGCACCTGGACAGACTCGTGGCCGCGGTCAAGGAACTGGACCCCGACATCCTGGCGCTGCAGGAGGTCGACTGCGATCAACCGCGCTCGGGCATGGCCGACCTCACTGCGGTCGCCGCCGAGGCGATGGGCGCGGTCAGTCACCGGTTCGTCGCGGCGATCTCCGGAACCCCGGGCGCCACCTGGATGGCCGCCACCGGACGTGAGCAGCCCGGCACCGCCGCATACGGCATCGCGCTGCTGTCCCGCTACCTCGCCGAGAGCTGGCAGGTGGTGCGGCTACCGCGGATCCCAATGCGGTTCCCGATGTACCTTCCCGGCCCACGCCGCGTGCAGATCGTGCACGAGGAGCCGCGGGCGGCGATGGTCGGGCGGTTCGACACCCCGCTGGGACCGCTGACCGTCGCGAACACCCACCTGTCCTTCGTGCCCGGCTGGAACCGGGTGCAGTTGCGGCGGCTGATCCGGGATCTGCGCGGGTTTGACGGCCCGCGGTTCTTGATGGGTGACCTGAACATGACGCCGCCGACGCCGCGCCGGTGGACGCGGATGCGCCCGCTGGGGGAGGCGGCGACGTTTCCTGCCGACGGGCCGTGCAATCAGCTCGACCACATCCTGACCGACGATGCGTCGGTGCGGGTCGAGGAGTGCGCGGCGCCGAGGTTGCCCATTTCCGACCATCGGGCACTGGTTGTCGACATCTCGCAGGCGTGA
- a CDS encoding DinB family protein, producing MSDVTTQLADQLDYHWTHQLRPRLDGLTDDEYFWQPVPDCWTVHPDGSIDFAYPAPQPAPFTTIAWRLAHVIVGVFAMRNHSHFGGPAADYQSWDYATDAQTALQQLDDAYKGWITGVRRLDAAALARPIGPAEGPWAEHPMAELVLHINREAIHHGAEIACIRDLYAHTTKREGK from the coding sequence ATGAGTGACGTGACGACCCAACTGGCCGACCAACTCGACTACCACTGGACGCACCAACTGCGTCCCCGGCTCGACGGATTGACCGACGACGAGTACTTCTGGCAACCGGTCCCGGACTGCTGGACCGTGCACCCCGATGGCTCGATCGACTTCGCCTACCCCGCGCCGCAGCCCGCGCCGTTCACCACCATCGCGTGGCGGCTGGCCCACGTCATCGTCGGCGTCTTCGCGATGCGCAACCACTCGCACTTCGGCGGGCCCGCCGCCGACTACCAGTCGTGGGACTACGCCACCGATGCGCAGACGGCCCTGCAGCAACTCGATGACGCGTACAAAGGATGGATCACAGGAGTGCGGCGACTGGACGCAGCGGCTCTGGCGCGCCCGATCGGCCCTGCGGAGGGCCCATGGGCCGAGCACCCGATGGCCGAACTCGTTCTGCACATCAATCGCGAAGCCATCCACCACGGTGCCGAAATTGCTTGTATTAGAGATCTTTACGCGCACACCACCAAAAGAGAGGGAAAGTAG
- a CDS encoding alpha/beta fold hydrolase, with product MVERRVGKAECGGPSAPVQLYYEDLGDLGDPPVLLIMGVGAQLPMWPDGFCARLLDRGYRVIRFDHRDTGLSTKMHGLRADGSVYPRVLRYLLGRGSAVPYTLVDLAGDVTGLLDHLGIERAHVVGASMGGMIAQVLAGSRPDRVRSLGLIMTGAGSPMSAIPKWRVIKLAFDTPGTDAPAEERLASEVRNISIFNGPNFLPPEQDLRRRVEELTARSHYPQGMLRQFDAILGTGNLMRYTRRIVAPTVVLHGSEDPMVRPRNGRTVARAIAGARYVVVDGMGHDLPAPVWRPIVEALTENMASAS from the coding sequence ATGGTAGAGCGCAGAGTTGGCAAAGCCGAATGCGGCGGCCCGTCGGCTCCGGTGCAGCTTTACTACGAAGACCTCGGTGACCTCGGCGATCCGCCCGTGCTGCTGATCATGGGGGTGGGCGCGCAATTGCCGATGTGGCCGGACGGCTTCTGTGCGCGGTTGCTCGACCGCGGCTACCGGGTGATCCGGTTCGACCACCGCGACACCGGCCTGTCCACCAAGATGCACGGACTGCGCGCCGATGGCTCGGTCTATCCGCGGGTGCTGCGGTACCTGCTGGGTCGCGGCAGCGCGGTCCCGTACACGCTTGTCGACCTGGCCGGCGACGTCACCGGTCTGCTCGACCATCTCGGCATCGAGCGCGCACATGTCGTCGGCGCATCGATGGGCGGGATGATCGCCCAGGTGCTTGCGGGCAGCCGTCCCGATCGGGTGCGCTCGCTGGGCCTGATCATGACGGGCGCGGGCAGCCCGATGTCGGCGATTCCGAAGTGGCGGGTGATCAAACTGGCGTTCGACACGCCAGGCACCGATGCCCCCGCCGAGGAGAGGCTGGCCAGCGAGGTACGCAACATCTCGATCTTCAATGGGCCGAATTTCCTTCCCCCAGAGCAGGATTTGCGTCGCCGCGTCGAGGAGTTGACCGCCCGCAGCCATTATCCGCAAGGCATGCTGCGCCAGTTCGACGCCATCCTCGGCACCGGCAACCTGATGCGCTACACCCGGCGCATCGTCGCGCCCACCGTCGTCCTGCACGGTTCGGAGGATCCGATGGTGCGTCCGCGCAACGGCCGCACCGTCGCCCGCGCCATCGCGGGCGCCCGCTACGTGGTCGTCGACGGCATGGGCCACGATTTGCCCGCGCCGGTGTGGCGGCCGATCGTCGAGGCCCTCACAGAAAACATGGCGTCGGCATCGTGA
- a CDS encoding TIM-barrel domain-containing protein, producing MRTRPAALAIVMSAVLILALAWAAGCAVRRTNGEQHHRIPTVTSGSARFQVLSPTLIRTEYASDRKFVDGPTFNVVGRNAFPVTAYTTTSVDGWLTIATSAMTLRYKTDSGPFTPRNLIVHLKAGGQDVTATPWQRPTCVVGVVCEAEDLTPVGAQAAHDHPGYSGAGYLAGDGLEADVDIESPGRYQFIVRYAKAGVGAFTLGVDGYPAQTTNLAPTADWATAAVPLDLAKGHHQLSLSDSGPVAIDSVALVAPGAPPPTMVRHPLVDCQFNVTCEAERLGRSGAAAVAGDRPGYSGTGFVTGLNPNSDLLIRAVGVPSDARYTLHVRYANGGPVTLTVGGVTRTVALPPTDDRTTWGTARIPVTLRAGTSDVAVGCPDAEGCGVTVDAVAVTSEGAGMPAPHIPLGGYRRSLDGVNGDNGAPLTTPGLLHRDGWYLLDDSASALFDTTTNELSPRPQNRGAHLDGYLFGYGADYKRGLSDLATLTGPPALLPPWAYGVWYSENIDRTADELQNDVVSRFRSEGVPLDVLVVDTDYKTPDHWNGWQIDTGKFPDPEGFFDWAKTQGLQTVLNVHPSISKTDPRLPEAQATAHNRLRSADCPAPGGRQCYVFDWADPDQLQAYLNLQQTMERLGNHYWWLDWCCEGAEVSPLGATPDAWISQQYAETAEKGGRRGFVLSRTYGSPRSGASGMPTGPWADKRTTIHFTGDTYSTWGTLAGEVGWTPAESVATGLSAVSHDIGGQLDTGGLAGSELEAYGRRTTKLSDDLYARWVQLGTFQPIDRLHGDHSDRLPWQYGPAAQASAKKFLNLRARLVPYLYTLADAANRTGLPVVRPLYLEYPDQPQAYAFADTEYLFGPDVLVAPVTTPGDRVTRTVWLPPGQWTNFFTGETLQGGTTHQVSSGLDTMPVFVKSGAVIATRTDDTANSAAPLTGVTLNVAEGAPGTFTLYEDDGTGGRNRRGATTRIDYTESPDEHTISIGSTDGSFRDQAGERQWTISVLNTAAPTSVTVNGSEVAPSDYAWNGATRNLRITLPVSSIQEAVTVSYR from the coding sequence GTGCGGACCCGTCCCGCCGCCCTGGCCATCGTGATGAGCGCCGTGCTCATACTCGCATTGGCGTGGGCCGCGGGATGCGCGGTGCGTCGCACCAACGGCGAACAGCACCATCGGATTCCGACCGTGACGTCGGGATCCGCCCGTTTCCAGGTGTTGTCCCCGACGCTGATCCGCACCGAGTACGCCAGTGACCGCAAGTTCGTCGACGGGCCGACGTTCAATGTGGTTGGCCGCAACGCCTTTCCGGTCACCGCGTACACAACGACTTCCGTCGACGGATGGCTGACGATCGCCACCAGCGCGATGACACTGCGCTACAAGACCGATTCCGGACCCTTCACGCCGCGCAACCTGATCGTGCATCTCAAGGCGGGCGGCCAAGACGTCACCGCCACCCCGTGGCAGCGACCGACCTGCGTCGTCGGCGTCGTCTGCGAAGCGGAGGACTTGACGCCCGTCGGCGCCCAAGCGGCCCACGACCACCCCGGCTATTCCGGCGCCGGTTACCTCGCGGGCGACGGGCTGGAGGCCGACGTCGACATCGAATCACCCGGCCGATATCAGTTCATCGTCCGCTATGCGAAGGCCGGCGTCGGCGCATTCACGCTCGGGGTCGATGGATACCCCGCCCAGACAACGAATTTGGCGCCGACCGCCGACTGGGCCACCGCCGCGGTTCCCCTCGACCTCGCCAAGGGTCACCACCAGTTGAGCCTGTCCGACTCCGGCCCGGTCGCCATCGACTCCGTCGCGCTGGTCGCCCCTGGCGCGCCCCCTCCGACGATGGTTCGGCATCCCCTCGTCGACTGCCAGTTCAACGTCACCTGTGAGGCCGAACGCCTCGGACGCAGCGGTGCCGCCGCCGTCGCCGGCGACCGGCCCGGCTACTCCGGGACAGGATTTGTCACGGGCCTGAATCCCAACTCGGACTTGTTGATTCGCGCCGTCGGCGTGCCGTCGGACGCGCGGTACACGCTGCACGTCCGCTACGCCAACGGCGGGCCCGTGACGCTCACCGTCGGCGGAGTCACCAGAACCGTTGCGCTGCCACCCACAGACGACCGGACCACGTGGGGCACCGCCAGGATCCCCGTGACCTTGCGGGCGGGCACCAGCGACGTCGCGGTCGGCTGTCCGGATGCCGAGGGCTGCGGTGTCACCGTCGACGCGGTCGCTGTCACGTCCGAAGGGGCGGGCATGCCTGCGCCGCACATCCCGCTTGGCGGGTACCGGCGCAGCCTCGATGGGGTGAACGGCGACAACGGTGCCCCGCTCACCACGCCCGGACTGTTGCACCGCGACGGCTGGTACCTGCTCGACGACTCGGCGTCTGCATTGTTCGACACGACGACCAACGAGCTTTCGCCGCGGCCGCAGAACCGCGGCGCGCATCTGGACGGATATCTCTTCGGCTACGGCGCCGACTACAAACGAGGTCTCTCCGACCTCGCGACCCTGACCGGTCCGCCCGCGCTGCTGCCGCCGTGGGCGTACGGCGTGTGGTACTCCGAGAACATCGACCGCACCGCCGACGAACTGCAGAACGACGTCGTGTCCCGCTTTCGGTCGGAGGGCGTACCGCTGGACGTGTTGGTCGTCGACACCGACTACAAGACGCCCGACCACTGGAACGGCTGGCAGATCGACACCGGGAAGTTCCCCGATCCCGAGGGCTTCTTCGACTGGGCCAAAACCCAAGGGCTGCAAACCGTTCTGAACGTGCATCCGAGCATCTCGAAGACCGATCCGCGATTACCCGAGGCGCAGGCCACCGCGCACAACCGGTTGCGATCCGCCGACTGTCCGGCGCCTGGCGGACGGCAGTGCTATGTGTTCGACTGGGCTGACCCCGACCAGTTGCAGGCCTACCTGAACCTGCAGCAGACGATGGAGCGGCTGGGCAACCACTATTGGTGGCTGGACTGGTGTTGCGAGGGCGCCGAGGTCTCGCCGCTGGGCGCGACGCCCGACGCGTGGATCAGCCAGCAGTACGCCGAAACCGCGGAGAAGGGCGGCAGGCGCGGTTTCGTGCTGTCGCGCACCTACGGCTCACCGCGCAGCGGTGCGTCGGGCATGCCGACAGGGCCGTGGGCGGACAAACGCACCACCATTCATTTCACCGGCGACACCTACTCGACATGGGGCACGCTCGCCGGCGAAGTCGGTTGGACACCAGCGGAATCCGTGGCGACCGGGCTGTCGGCGGTCAGCCACGACATCGGCGGGCAACTCGACACCGGTGGTCTGGCCGGATCCGAACTCGAGGCATACGGCCGACGCACCACGAAACTTTCGGATGACCTGTATGCCAGATGGGTGCAACTGGGCACCTTCCAGCCGATCGACCGGTTGCACGGAGACCACAGCGACCGCCTGCCATGGCAGTACGGCCCCGCTGCGCAGGCATCGGCGAAAAAATTCCTCAACCTGCGCGCGAGATTGGTGCCCTACCTCTACACCCTGGCCGACGCCGCGAACCGCACCGGTCTGCCCGTCGTTCGGCCGCTGTACCTGGAGTACCCGGACCAGCCGCAGGCGTACGCCTTCGCCGACACCGAATATCTGTTCGGCCCAGACGTTTTGGTGGCGCCGGTCACCACACCCGGCGACAGGGTGACCAGGACGGTGTGGCTGCCGCCGGGACAGTGGACGAACTTCTTCACCGGCGAGACGTTGCAGGGCGGCACCACGCATCAGGTCAGCAGCGGCCTCGACACGATGCCCGTGTTCGTGAAATCGGGCGCCGTCATTGCGACCCGAACCGACGACACCGCGAACAGCGCCGCGCCGTTGACAGGCGTCACGCTGAACGTCGCAGAAGGCGCGCCAGGGACCTTCACGCTCTACGAGGACGACGGCACCGGCGGCCGCAACCGCCGCGGAGCCACCACCAGGATCGACTACACCGAGTCGCCGGACGAGCACACCATCAGCATCGGCTCCACCGACGGCAGCTTCCGCGACCAGGCGGGCGAGCGCCAGTGGACCATCTCGGTGCTCAACACCGCCGCGCCGACCTCCGTCACGGTCAACGGGTCCGAGGTGGCGCCGTCCGACTACGCCTGGAACGGCGCCACCCGCAACCTGCGAATCACGCTGCCGGTCAGCAGCATTCAGGAGGCGGTGACCGTCAGCTACCGGTGA